One Thunnus thynnus chromosome 18, fThuThy2.1, whole genome shotgun sequence genomic region harbors:
- the LOC137169006 gene encoding E3 ubiquitin-protein ligase pellino homolog 2 produces the protein MNSPKKDGDDDVPVKDPVKYGELVILGYNGSLPSGDRGRRKSRFALYRRAKANGVKPSAVHILNTPQDSKAVHSRGQHSISFTLSRNQTVVVEYCHDNNTDMFQIGRSTESPIDFVVTDTSGGGKEGEDPSIAPSTISRFACRVVCERNPPYTARIYAAGFDSSKNIFLGEKATKWKNPDGHMDGLTTNGVLVMHPEGFPEDPKQGLWREISVCGDVYALRETRSGPSRGKLAEGESSALRDGSLVDLCGATLLWRTGEGLLRAPTLRHLEALRQELNASRPQCPVGLSTLAFPSLPRSHSLEERQPWVYLTCGHVHGRHDWGQRSEGEDLPGEGDGSTVRRECPLCRSVGPYVPLWLGCEPAVYVDAGAPTHGFVPCGHVCSERTARYWAETPLPHGTHAFRPVCPFCSTALSSPGWTRLIFQGPID, from the exons gTACAATGGCTCTCTTCCAAGCGGAGACCGTGGGCGCAGAAAGAGCCGCTTCGCTCTGTACCGAAGGGCCAAGGCCAATGGTGTCAAACCCAGCGCTGTGCACATCCTCAACACACCACAGGACagcaag GCTGTGCACAGCAGGGGGCAGCACAGCATCTCTTTCACTCTGTCCCGGAACCAGACAGTGGTGGTTGAGTACTGCCATGACAACAACACAGACATGTTCCAG ATCGGACGCTCCACAGAAAGCCCCATTGACTTCGTGGTGACAGACACCTCCGGAGGGGGAAAAGAGGGGGAGGACCCCTCTATCGCTCCCAGCACCATCTCGCGTTTTGCCTGCAGAGTGGTGTGTGAGCGCAACCCTCCCTACACTGCACGCATCTATGCCGCAGGCTTTGACTCCTCCAAAAATATCTTCCTAGGG GAGAAAGCTACCAAATGGAAAAACCCTGATGGGCACATGGATGGCCTGACAACCAACGGGGTGCTAGTGATGCACCCGGAGGGGTTCCCGGAGGACCCCAAGCAAGGTCTGTGGAGGGAGATCTCTGTCTGCGGTGACGTCTACGCCCTTCGGGAGACACGCTCTGGACCCAGCCGGGGCAAACTG GCGGAGGGAGAGAGCAGCGCATTACGTGACGGCTCTTTGGTTGATCTGTGCGGTGCCACCCTGCTTTGGCGCACGGGAGAGGGGCTCCTGCGTGCTCCCACCCTGCGTCACCTGGAAGCACTTCGCCAGGAGCTGAATGCATCCCGGCCTCAGTGCCCTGTAGGCCTCAGCACACTGGCCTTCCCCAGCCTGCCACGCAGCCACAG CCTTGAAGAACGACAGCCCTGGGTCTACCTCACCTGTGGCCATGTCCACGGACGCCACGACTGGGGCCAGAGATCTGAGGGAGAAGACTTACCAGGAGAGGGCGACGGCTCCACGGTCCGCCGAGAATGTCCCCTTTGCAGGAGCGTGGGTCCCTACGTGCCTCTGTGGCTGGGGTGTGAGCCCGCTGTGTACGTGGACGCCGGTGCTCCCACTCACGGTTTTGTGCCATGCGGCCACGTCTGCTCAGAGAGGACAGCCAGGTACTGGGCTGAGACCCCGCTGCCACACGGGACGCACGCCTTCAGACCCGTCTGCCCCTTCTGCTCCACTGCCCTCAGCTCCCCCGGCTGGACACGGCTCATCTTCCAGGGCCCTATCGACTAG